The window TTGTTATTTTTATTCCTTCACTGGAAACTATTGCATGGTTCACCGTAATCCCCTCGACAGTGTTACCATTTGTTATATCAATGGTAAGGGTGCCCCTGTCTCCAGGAAAGAAAACAGCCGGATCATAGGTAACACCGGACACATACACTTTGTCTGCAGCAATAATCGAAGCAGGGTTCGTGAAATCGGCAGCGACGATACCAACCATGGCACCTGCGAGCAGAACCAGGCATATGAAAGAAATTAATCGAACTGTTTTCACTTACATCACCGCTATGGAATAGACCATATAGAGAATATACACGACAACGGGAATACCTACACAGAGTGCTGCATTCCTTGGGGAGAGTTTACGGGAATGCTGCATTCCGAAGATCCAGATATTGGCGCTCCAGAGAAGAAAGACCATCGAGATGATCATGGCAATCTGGCTCAGTTCCATCATTGCGGGATCATGCATCAGTGCTTTCACTGCTTCTGTCATAAGATCAGGGTTCTGGGCAGCTGCTGCAGAGAGCTGGGGAACATGAATACGGGGAATATAGTCCAGTGCGATGACAAAGGTAATGAGGGTTCCAAAGACCTGGGGCAGGTAACCGTAGCCTACGAATTCAAGCGTTCGCCGGAACGTTCCCTCGCCTTTGAAAACAAAGGAGAATGCATACATCACGCCAGCCCATAGTACCCAGAAGATAAACGTACCGATAAGGGCACCGATCACCGTGGTAAGTGCGATGATTGAGCCCATGCCGGGCATGATTCCGTTGAGCAATTGTCCGGTCAATCCCCCGATAAGGTACCCGTACAGTGCGCCGGCAATACCCCCGGCAAGGATAATGAGTGCCGGAAATTTCAGGCCCTCCTTTTCATTCATTGCATTCTGGAAGAATGCACCCGGTCTGATGAGTAGATCAATAATTGAAGGGTTCATCTGATGTTCTCCACATTATATTGAACATATCTGTTGTTGCAGAAAGAACAACTTGATTACAGATATTATTTGCTGGATATTAATGATATGGCTGACGGAATCAAAAGGTGTTTCTATCAATCCGATTCTCTTTACATTTTTCAAGCATCGTGATTAAATCTCACTAGTAATCTGCATAGTCCCTCCTGTATCTGGACTCAGGGATTCTTTGCTGGATGCAGAATTCGGCGAGAAGATCCTTGTGGTTTCCGGGTACCGGATGGCCCAGAAGAAACGTATCTACAACCGGAACACGGGTAAAAAAAGGTTATTTTTTCTGGGGTGCCTGCGGCGGCTTCAACATGGTAAATGCAATCACAAGACCGATGACTGCAAGTGCCAGCACATAGGGAAATACCCCAAGATAGGATCCCGTGGATGTCTTGATGAACCCGGCGAGTTGTGGTCCGGCGATTGCACCAGCACCGTAGGCAAGGAAGAGGACCCCGTAGCACCGCGGATAATCGCAGGTACCGAAGAAGCTGCCGGCCGCGGTCGGAGCAATGGCAAGCCAGCCCCCGAGGCATCCCCAGAGTACAGCAAAGGCGATGACGTATACCAGCACGGACTGGACCTGCCACATCAGCAGGGATGCCAGTCCAATGAGGACAAACGAGACCATTGCTGCGTTTCGTGGTGTGATCTTATCCGTCAGTGCACCGAAGATCGGTCTTCCACCGCCGTTGAAGACGGCAAAGAACCCGACCAGCATCGTGGCAAGCCCGGTCTCGATGCCCACATCAGTACCCACGGGTTTTGCAATCGAGATCGCCATCAGTCCGGCTAGGCATCCGATGAAGTAGCAGGCCCAGAGCGCATAGAATGATGATGTTCTGATCATCTGTTCACGCCCGAACTCACAGGTGACATGCTGACCCGCCGTTGGTGCAGGGGGGTTCCATCCTGCAGGTTTCCATCCGGCATGGGGGAATTTCAGGGGCATGGCTAACAATATTGTTAGGATGATCATCGCAACGCCGAAGATACGGAACGTGTTCATGACCCCATAGGCCCCGATGAAATACCCTGCAAGGTTGGCGGTGATGAGTGCAGAGAACCCGAACCCGAGAACCGTGAGACCAACTGCGAGTCCCCTTCGGTCCGGGAACCAGCGTGCTGATACAGCGACCGGTACCCCGTAGGCAATGCCGACCCCAATTCCCCCGATGATGCCATACACCACGTAGAGCATCGGAACTGAGTTTGCAAACGATGCCAGCAGCCAGCCAAGACCGGTCAAAACCCCGCCAACGATCGTCACGTTACGGGGTCCGTACTGTTCTATGTATTTACCGGTAAACGGCATGGCGATGGCAAAGAATGCCAGAAAGACCGAAAACGGCAGGAGGATGTCATTGGCGGTAACCTGCTGGCCTAATGTGCCGGTAAAATAATCCGTAAGCGGCTTGACAAAGACACTCCATGAGTAGATCGAGCCTAAACACAGGTTGATGACCATGCCGAGAACAACAAGCAGCCATCGTCCTTTTTCCGGTTCCATGCCGAATAGTTTTTCCTGTATAGTATCGCTCATTTTCCCCTCGAAAAATTATTCTTCCAGGGTTGATATATCGCCTGGATCGATTCCCATCTCTTTGGCCTTTAAGACCCTGCGCATGATCTTGCCGCTCCGGGTCTTGGGCAGAGAGTCCACGAAATCGATCTCGTGGGGCATGGCAATCGGCCCGATGGTTGTCCGGACATGGTGGAGGAGATCCTGCTTAAGGTTATCACTCGGGTGGTTCCCCACACGGAGGATGACGAACGCCTTGATCGAATTCCCTTTCAGCACATCCGGTTTTCCGATGACTGCTGCCTCGGCAACCGCATGGTGGGAGACCAGTGCGCTCTCTACTTCTGCTGTGCCGATATTGTGGCCGGCAACGATGATAATGTCATCCGACCTCCCTAGGATCATGATATAACCGTTCAGGCCCTTGACTGCAATGTCGCCGACGGTATATACGCCTTTTATTGTTTCCCAGTATTTCCGGTAACGCTCATCGTCTTTGAAGACTGTGCGGAACATGGATGGCCATGGTGTTTTGATCACGAGAAACCCACCCGTGCCCGGTTTGACCGAATTGCCATCTTTATCCACGACATCTGCCTCAACACCTGGGATGGGTTTTCCGGCAAAGCCCGGACGCATGGGCTCTCCGATCATCGTTGTGATCATATGCATGCCGGTCTCGGTCTGCCACCAGGTGTCAAGGACCGGAACCTTGTCCTTGCCAATGAAATGATAGTACCACTCGAAGGCCTCAGGATTCAGTGGCTCTCCGACAGAGCCGATGATCCGAAGGGAATCCAAATTGTACTTGTTCGGCCAGACCTCTCCCATTTTCATGAACATCCGGATTGCGGTCGGGGCGGTATAGAAGATCGTGATCTTCTCTTCCTCAATAAGTTTCCAGTAACTGCCCGCATCCGGGTAATCCGGAGTCGTTTCGGCAATAAAGACGGTTCCACCTACGGCAAGCGGCCCGTACACGATATAACTGTGGCCGGTGATCCAACCGGGATCTGCAGTACACCAGAAAATATCATTGTCTTTTATATCGAAGACATATTTGCTGGTGTAATAGGTGCCTACCATGTACCCCCCGCAGGAATGCACGATACCCTTCGGTTTTCCGGTGGATCCGCTGGTATAGAGGATGAACAACGGATCTTCGGCATCCATGACCTCCGGTGGACAGATGTCCGACATCCCTTCCATCATCTCGTAAAAATCCAGCTCGCGCTCGTGGAGATCCAGGGGAGGATCGCGCCTCCTTAGGACGATAACGTGTTCCACGCTAGGTGAATTGACAATCGCTTCGTCAACGATTCCCTTGAGCTGGATTGCCTTACCCCGGCGGATTGAGATGTCTGCGGTGATGACCACTTTTGCCTCAGCATCCTGGATTCGCATATTCAGGGCGGCAGTGCCAAATCCCCCGAATACAACGTTGTGGACCGCACCGATACGGGCACAGGCAAGCATGGCGATCATCTGTTCAGGAACCAGCGGCATGTAAATACAGACACCGTCTCCTTTCTTCACCCCGATCTTCTTCAACGCATTTGCGAAGCGTGAAACCTGTGAAAGGAGTTTCTGGTAGGTAAAGATTCGTTCCCTTCCGGTCTCCCCCCTCCAGATGAGGGCCACCTTGTTGCGGCGGTTGTTATTGACATGGCGGTCAAGGCAGTTTGCCGTGATGTTCAGTTTGGCATTGGTAAACCACCTGGCATAGGGATAATTCCATTCTTTGACGGCATCCCATGGCTTGATCCAGTCAAGTTCCTTTGCTATCTTTTCCCAGAATGCATCAGGATCTGCAATAAAATCCTTGTACGCTTTCTCGTAGTCTCCCATCCATGCATTTTTTTTATACTGTGGGTCGGGTGTGTAAAATTTCACATCCTCGACGAGTTTGACGTTAAAATCCTCTGTCATGTGCCCACCCATTTTACATTATTAATCATGCTAAACATCCTATATATAATTTATCAATGTATTTTCCGACGAATAAATCAGTTGGGGATTATTTCCCGGAGCGTAAAACAAAAATATAATTGCCTTATTTATGGTTAAGATTCAGCCTTCTATGGAATCTCGAATCAGTGGGTGGGATATAAAAAGGGTTATCTGTCCGGGTTTTTCAATATAGGATTGATGCTCGATAAATTCAAGGGGTGCCTTCTGGGTGCAGCGATTGGCGATGCGCTGGGTATGCCCAACGAGAGCGGTGCTCCTAACTTAAACAAGATGAAGTACGGGTACCGCCGCCCCTACAAAGGCCATCCCAATGAGGGTCTGAACCCGGGACAATATACTGATGATACCCAGATGATGATCCTTGTTGCAACCCTTCTTGCTGATGGAAAATTCAACGAGGAGCGGTACATGACCGCGCTTCGCGAACTCTATATGAGAGGAAATCTCCGCTTTCCCGATGGATCGGTCTCTTCGGTATGTGAACAAACGGACAAGGAAAATGTCCCCCGGAAAGGTGTGAAATCCACCACCTCCGGCTGTCTCCCGATTGCGATCCCGTTCGCCCTGGCATTTCCCGATATGAATGAAGGATGTGAACGTTCTGTCCGGGCATGCAATGTTACCCATACCCACCCGGCAGCCCACGCAGCTGTTTCAACCGTGGTCACCCTCCTTTACCATACCCTCCATGACAGTCCCGACCCTGTAGGAAAGGCGCTGCATAAGGCCCAGGCAGAAGACGAAGTGCTGGGCGGCAAGATCCGAAATGCACTGGTCCTGGAAAAAGAGGGGATGGAAACCGAGACCGCCCTGCTCAAAATCGGCAATGATGTATCCGTGTTCCAGACATTACCCATTGCGTTTTTCTTAATCAGCAGGTATTCCCACCCGCAGGATCTCCTCACGGTAGCAGCTAATACCGGGGGAAATACCGATACCATTGCCTGCATCTGCGGTGCATATCTCGGGGCATCAAAAGGTATCGGGGCGCTTCCTGCCGATCTGCTCGAAGGACTTGAAGACCGCCAGCGGATCGAATTGCTCGGCCAGCGACTGTATAGTGTCTATTCCCGTAAAATGGATAAAATGTAAATCTTTTTTTATTCGGATACAATTTGCGATCAGAATGTTCCCCGCTTAAAAAGCATTAAATTTTGACAATCGGATACTCTTGTTATGAAAATTGCGATTATCGGGGCCTCCGGCTATGCCGGTGGTGAACTGGTTCGCCTGCTCGTTTCCCACTCAACGGCAGAAGTCACGTGTGTCACTTCCCGCAAACTGGCAGGAACCCCCCTTGATCAGGTCCATCCCCACCTGAAAGGGTTTACCAGCCTCAAATTCGAAAATCCCGACATGGATGCCATCGATGCCGATGTGGCATTTCTTGCCGTCCCGCATACCGCGGCAATGACCCATGCCGGTAAGCTGCTGGAACGGGGGATCAAAGTCGTGGATCTCAGCGCAGATTACCGGCTGCCTAAAGACATCTATGAAAAGGTGTACGGCGTCGCACATACCGATTACTTCTCCGCACCCTATGGAATCCCGGAACTCCA of the Methanomicrobiales archaeon HGW-Methanomicrobiales-1 genome contains:
- a CDS encoding YIP1 family protein, with protein sequence MNPSIIDLLIRPGAFFQNAMNEKEGLKFPALIILAGGIAGALYGYLIGGLTGQLLNGIMPGMGSIIALTTVIGALIGTFIFWVLWAGVMYAFSFVFKGEGTFRRTLEFVGYGYLPQVFGTLITFVIALDYIPRIHVPQLSAAAAQNPDLMTEAVKALMHDPAMMELSQIAMIISMVFLLWSANIWIFGMQHSRKLSPRNAALCVGIPVVVYILYMVYSIAVM
- a CDS encoding MFS transporter, which produces MSDTIQEKLFGMEPEKGRWLLVVLGMVINLCLGSIYSWSVFVKPLTDYFTGTLGQQVTANDILLPFSVFLAFFAIAMPFTGKYIEQYGPRNVTIVGGVLTGLGWLLASFANSVPMLYVVYGIIGGIGVGIAYGVPVAVSARWFPDRRGLAVGLTVLGFGFSALITANLAGYFIGAYGVMNTFRIFGVAMIILTILLAMPLKFPHAGWKPAGWNPPAPTAGQHVTCEFGREQMIRTSSFYALWACYFIGCLAGLMAISIAKPVGTDVGIETGLATMLVGFFAVFNGGGRPIFGALTDKITPRNAAMVSFVLIGLASLLMWQVQSVLVYVIAFAVLWGCLGGWLAIAPTAAGSFFGTCDYPRCYGVLFLAYGAGAIAGPQLAGFIKTSTGSYLGVFPYVLALAVIGLVIAFTMLKPPQAPQKK
- the acs gene encoding acetate--CoA ligase, coding for MTEDFNVKLVEDVKFYTPDPQYKKNAWMGDYEKAYKDFIADPDAFWEKIAKELDWIKPWDAVKEWNYPYARWFTNAKLNITANCLDRHVNNNRRNKVALIWRGETGRERIFTYQKLLSQVSRFANALKKIGVKKGDGVCIYMPLVPEQMIAMLACARIGAVHNVVFGGFGTAALNMRIQDAEAKVVITADISIRRGKAIQLKGIVDEAIVNSPSVEHVIVLRRRDPPLDLHERELDFYEMMEGMSDICPPEVMDAEDPLFILYTSGSTGKPKGIVHSCGGYMVGTYYTSKYVFDIKDNDIFWCTADPGWITGHSYIVYGPLAVGGTVFIAETTPDYPDAGSYWKLIEEEKITIFYTAPTAIRMFMKMGEVWPNKYNLDSLRIIGSVGEPLNPEAFEWYYHFIGKDKVPVLDTWWQTETGMHMITTMIGEPMRPGFAGKPIPGVEADVVDKDGNSVKPGTGGFLVIKTPWPSMFRTVFKDDERYRKYWETIKGVYTVGDIAVKGLNGYIMILGRSDDIIIVAGHNIGTAEVESALVSHHAVAEAAVIGKPDVLKGNSIKAFVILRVGNHPSDNLKQDLLHHVRTTIGPIAMPHEIDFVDSLPKTRSGKIMRRVLKAKEMGIDPGDISTLEE